One window from the genome of Rhodopirellula halodulae encodes:
- a CDS encoding M16 family metallopeptidase — protein sequence MNQSIPQNLRSATLSNGLRVVADIDQRGYSAAVGYFVRAGARDETDIESGLSHFLEHMMFKGTARRSAADVNRELDELGGQSNAYTSEEQTVYYSAVLPKYQDRMIDLLTDMLSPTLDEGEFATERNVILEEIAKYEDQPPFGAFERVMECAYGPRGLGRRVLGTTHSIESMRVETMRAYFNRRYRPDNIVLAASGNVDFDGLVAQAEKMTTHWQDRPLPSNLLSDDPSTSPEGIDLTPQLRVPDAAQSYRVTLGDGPSMQSELRYAMRLLCSIVGDDGGSRLFWDLIDTGRAEVATLWPQEFTDTGALFTYLVCAADDMPSNIRLMNDVLQRVASDGVDQAELDQVINKTVAGCIMQSERPSNRLFGLGSRWLCCGDYLSLDELLDAYRGVTIEKVAKAAQTYLNQSSTEVIASSVEPPSPVAG from the coding sequence ATGAACCAATCCATCCCCCAAAACCTTCGCTCCGCCACACTATCCAACGGTCTGCGAGTCGTTGCTGACATCGATCAACGAGGTTACTCCGCCGCAGTGGGTTACTTCGTTCGTGCCGGCGCGCGTGACGAAACCGATATCGAATCGGGACTGAGCCATTTCCTGGAACACATGATGTTCAAAGGTACCGCTCGACGATCCGCTGCCGATGTCAATCGTGAACTCGATGAACTGGGTGGGCAATCCAACGCCTACACCTCCGAAGAACAAACGGTCTACTACTCCGCGGTCTTGCCCAAGTACCAAGATCGCATGATCGATTTGTTGACGGACATGCTGAGCCCCACGCTCGATGAAGGCGAGTTCGCCACCGAACGCAACGTGATCTTGGAAGAGATTGCCAAGTACGAGGATCAACCTCCGTTTGGTGCATTCGAACGCGTCATGGAATGTGCGTATGGCCCACGTGGATTGGGACGCCGAGTGCTTGGAACCACGCATTCGATCGAATCGATGCGGGTGGAAACCATGCGAGCCTATTTCAACCGCCGCTACCGCCCCGACAACATCGTGCTGGCGGCCAGCGGCAACGTCGACTTCGATGGGTTGGTCGCGCAGGCCGAAAAAATGACGACGCATTGGCAAGATCGTCCCCTGCCTTCCAACTTGCTCTCGGATGACCCCAGCACATCTCCCGAGGGCATCGACCTGACACCACAACTTCGTGTTCCGGATGCTGCGCAGTCCTACCGTGTGACGCTGGGGGACGGTCCGTCGATGCAGTCGGAACTGCGTTACGCGATGCGACTGCTGTGCTCGATCGTGGGTGACGATGGCGGCAGTCGACTGTTCTGGGATTTGATCGACACCGGACGTGCGGAAGTCGCGACGCTTTGGCCACAAGAATTCACGGACACCGGTGCGTTGTTCACCTACCTTGTCTGCGCTGCCGATGACATGCCATCCAACATTCGTTTGATGAACGATGTGCTGCAACGAGTGGCAAGCGATGGCGTCGATCAAGCTGAGCTTGACCAAGTCATCAACAAAACGGTTGCCGGGTGCATCATGCAGTCCGAACGTCCGTCGAACCGCCTGTTCGGCTTAGGCAGTCGTTGGCTTTGCTGTGGCGACTATCTTTCGTTGGACGAATTGCTGGATGCCTATCGAGGCGTCACCATCGAAAAAGTTGCCAAGGCCGCTCAAACCTACTTGAACCAATCCTCGACCGAAGTGATTGCTTCTTCCGTTGAACCTCCCTCCCCCGTCGCTGGCTGA
- a CDS encoding M16 family metallopeptidase, which produces MLSTQSPPIQTRTLDNGLTVVVQPMPWLRTAAYTLWLPAGITTELVGLSDSQLADAEFLARRDGLASLTCEMVQRGAGAYNSRQLVAAEDNLGIDSGNSASTSIAGYSARMPADSLRPAIELLADVVRRPHLPGKQLDDAKMILRQELAAFQDEPTQRLMRRLRERQYGPQLGRGGYASEASLESLNMEDVRQFYTDHYHAGGSVLAVAGNFETESLFESIENAFGDWKSGDRPALPSPAPIDGNEHIPLPSSQTHIGFSFDSIPYGSDEYFIMRAGIGILSDGMSSRLFDRVREQRGLCYSVWASTHTIGQTGAVFGYAGTTPARAQETLDVSLHEIQHLADDLAEEELSRWKVRIESGLIMEQESAGSRASSLASDQYQLGRIIPTEELESKIQAITLDQVASYFRDHGPRKFRIVTVGPEALQGGEAIA; this is translated from the coding sequence TTGCTCAGCACTCAATCTCCCCCGATTCAAACTCGAACGCTCGACAACGGCCTGACCGTCGTCGTGCAACCGATGCCTTGGCTGCGAACCGCCGCGTACACGCTCTGGTTGCCCGCTGGGATCACAACCGAATTGGTTGGTTTGAGCGATTCACAACTGGCCGACGCGGAATTCTTGGCTCGTCGCGACGGTCTGGCTTCGTTGACCTGCGAAATGGTCCAGCGCGGTGCCGGTGCCTACAACAGTCGCCAATTGGTCGCGGCCGAAGACAATCTGGGAATCGACAGCGGCAACTCCGCTTCGACCAGCATCGCGGGCTATTCCGCTCGCATGCCCGCGGATTCCCTGCGACCCGCGATCGAGCTTTTGGCTGACGTGGTCCGTCGCCCGCACCTTCCAGGCAAACAACTCGACGATGCCAAGATGATCCTGCGTCAGGAACTCGCGGCGTTCCAGGACGAGCCAACGCAACGGCTGATGCGACGTCTTCGCGAGCGACAATATGGCCCACAACTTGGACGAGGCGGCTACGCCAGCGAAGCCAGCTTGGAATCGCTGAACATGGAAGACGTTCGTCAGTTCTACACTGATCACTATCACGCCGGCGGCAGTGTTTTGGCCGTCGCGGGCAACTTTGAAACCGAGTCGCTTTTTGAATCGATCGAAAACGCATTCGGTGATTGGAAATCAGGCGACCGCCCTGCCCTGCCCTCCCCTGCCCCGATCGACGGCAACGAACACATTCCACTTCCCAGCAGCCAAACACACATCGGGTTCTCGTTTGATTCAATCCCTTATGGCAGCGACGAGTACTTCATCATGCGCGCGGGCATTGGAATCCTCAGCGATGGAATGAGCAGCCGGTTGTTCGATCGCGTTCGCGAACAACGCGGGCTGTGTTACAGCGTCTGGGCCAGCACCCATACCATCGGCCAAACCGGTGCCGTTTTTGGTTACGCCGGCACCACCCCCGCACGGGCACAAGAAACACTGGACGTCAGCCTGCACGAGATTCAGCACCTCGCCGATGACCTCGCCGAAGAAGAACTCTCCCGTTGGAAAGTTCGCATCGAAAGCGGACTGATCATGGAACAAGAGTCTGCCGGATCACGTGCCAGCTCGCTCGCATCAGACCAATATCAACTGGGGCGCATCATTCCGACGGAAGAACTCGAGTCCAAAATTCAGGCCATCACGCTCGACCAAGTTGCCTCCTACTTTCGCGACCACGGACCTCGCAAGTTCCGCATCGTCACCGTGGGTCCCGAAGCACTGCAAGGAGGCGAAGCAATCGCATGA
- a CDS encoding transposase, with amino-acid sequence MPRQKRLDVAGGIYHALNRGNAKQKIFHKPEDYAAFERVLGQGLERYEVQIYSYVLMPNHWHLVLRPDRDGQMGKMLRWVTATHTQRYHAHYHTAGEGHLYQSRFKSFPIKDDEHFLTVCRYVERNPVRANLVKRAELWQHGSFHRWANHSDRDPKLLSAWPIRRTANWSKRVNQALSEKEIETIRTSVQRGRPFGDIDWVEKLADKHDLWSTLRSRGRPNSTKRT; translated from the coding sequence ATGCCTCGACAAAAACGTCTGGATGTGGCAGGCGGAATCTACCATGCATTGAATCGCGGGAATGCCAAGCAAAAAATTTTCCACAAGCCGGAAGACTACGCAGCCTTCGAGCGTGTGTTGGGCCAAGGCCTGGAACGCTACGAAGTGCAAATCTACTCTTACGTCTTGATGCCAAACCACTGGCATCTTGTACTTCGTCCAGACCGCGACGGGCAAATGGGAAAGATGCTGCGTTGGGTCACCGCCACGCACACCCAACGCTATCACGCTCACTACCACACCGCGGGCGAAGGACATCTGTACCAGTCCCGCTTCAAGAGCTTTCCCATCAAAGACGATGAGCACTTCCTGACAGTGTGCCGATATGTGGAACGCAATCCAGTGCGAGCAAATTTGGTCAAACGAGCCGAGTTGTGGCAACACGGTTCATTCCACCGCTGGGCGAACCATTCCGACCGAGATCCAAAACTCTTGTCGGCCTGGCCAATCCGTCGCACGGCAAACTGGAGTAAGCGCGTCAATCAAGCACTCAGCGAAAAGGAGATCGAGACGATTCGAACGAGCGTCCAGCGAGGCCGCCCTTTCGGCGACATCGACTGGGTCGAAAAACTCGCTGACAAACACGACCTGTGGTCAACACTCCGATCACGGGGAAGGCCCAACTCGACCAAACGCACCTAA
- a CDS encoding ABC transporter ATP-binding protein, with protein sequence MPSLPSRRRFEAYRQAVRDRNRRDNADTQNDLASGRGGHAHGGFHGSSGGGKKLGEHERSFRELFVAFWRLIASQRAAVLSALALLTVSIGLRLIPPLGTKLAIDSVLTRPPKPLPEWLVAIPNLSEILGDPMQSPMRVLLAIGLLVTVLTAIGTGVNLVGRWIATKAVNKSQVSIRATVFDHAIRLPLNKVHSMKSGGVASLIREDAGGVADLIFSMLYNPWRAIVQFIGSLIILMLVDWKLMLGGLLLLPTVWLTHRTYINRIRPLFRDVRKQRQKIDSGATETFGGIRVVRTFSRSRSESTRYVREGDFLVRQQLFTWWWMRIIETIWEVLIPLASTGLLLYGGYQIIEGNLTLGDLMMFLVYLTMLLDPLATIAGSAVAFQNNLAGLDRVLDVLEVNEELPSRDGAITLPTNQRVGDLSLNNVSFCYPGTETSVLKDVSFDVEAGQTVALVGRSGAGKTTLTNLIARFYDPNEGAILFNGRDLRDIQLSSYRSLLGIVEQDVFLFDGSIHENIAYARRRASREDVVDAARAAAADEFIRKFPEGYDTVIGERGVKLSGGQRQRLAIARAILADPQILILDEATSNLDSESERLIQDSLTDLLEDRTAFVIAHRLSTIMNADKIVVLEDGEVIEIGTHEQLVTNGGRYRDMVMLQMDQGMQRSG encoded by the coding sequence ATGCCGAGTTTGCCGAGTCGCCGTCGTTTCGAAGCCTACCGCCAAGCCGTTCGAGACCGGAACCGCCGCGACAATGCGGACACGCAAAACGACCTGGCCAGCGGGCGAGGCGGGCATGCTCACGGCGGTTTTCACGGATCGTCCGGAGGAGGTAAGAAGCTCGGCGAACACGAGAGATCTTTTCGCGAATTGTTCGTGGCCTTTTGGCGTTTGATCGCATCTCAGCGTGCTGCTGTGTTGAGTGCGTTGGCTTTGCTCACGGTCAGTATCGGTCTGCGGTTGATCCCGCCACTGGGGACGAAACTGGCGATCGATTCCGTGCTGACCCGCCCACCGAAACCTTTGCCCGAATGGTTGGTGGCCATTCCGAATTTGAGCGAGATATTGGGCGACCCGATGCAGTCGCCCATGCGAGTGCTGCTGGCGATTGGATTGCTGGTCACTGTCCTGACAGCGATCGGTACCGGGGTGAATTTGGTTGGAAGATGGATTGCGACCAAGGCTGTGAACAAGTCGCAAGTGTCGATTCGAGCGACGGTTTTTGACCATGCCATTCGGCTGCCTCTGAACAAGGTGCATTCGATGAAGAGCGGTGGCGTTGCCAGCTTGATTCGGGAAGACGCGGGCGGTGTGGCGGACTTGATCTTCAGCATGCTCTACAACCCATGGCGAGCGATCGTTCAGTTCATCGGTAGTTTGATCATTCTGATGTTGGTGGATTGGAAGCTGATGCTGGGTGGTTTGTTGCTCTTGCCCACGGTGTGGTTGACGCATCGCACCTACATCAACCGCATTCGTCCGTTGTTTCGCGACGTTCGAAAGCAGCGTCAAAAGATCGACAGCGGGGCGACGGAAACGTTTGGTGGCATCCGTGTTGTGCGAACATTCTCGCGTTCTCGTAGTGAGTCGACTCGGTATGTGAGGGAAGGCGACTTTTTGGTTCGCCAACAACTGTTCACTTGGTGGTGGATGCGGATCATCGAAACGATTTGGGAAGTGCTCATTCCGTTAGCATCGACAGGATTGCTGCTCTACGGCGGGTACCAAATCATCGAGGGCAATCTGACATTGGGCGATTTGATGATGTTCTTGGTCTACCTGACGATGTTGCTAGATCCCTTGGCCACCATCGCGGGAAGTGCTGTTGCTTTTCAAAACAACTTGGCTGGATTGGACCGCGTGCTGGATGTGCTGGAGGTCAACGAAGAGCTCCCCAGCCGTGACGGGGCGATCACATTGCCGACGAATCAGCGAGTGGGCGACCTATCGCTGAACAATGTTTCTTTCTGCTATCCGGGCACTGAGACGTCTGTCTTGAAAGATGTCAGTTTTGACGTGGAAGCCGGACAAACGGTGGCTCTGGTCGGGCGCAGCGGTGCGGGCAAGACGACGCTGACAAATTTGATTGCAAGATTCTACGATCCGAACGAAGGTGCCATTCTTTTCAACGGACGCGATCTGCGTGACATACAGTTGTCGAGCTATCGATCTTTGTTGGGAATTGTTGAACAGGACGTGTTTTTGTTTGATGGCTCGATCCATGAAAACATTGCCTATGCACGTCGTCGTGCCTCGCGGGAAGACGTGGTTGATGCGGCCAGGGCGGCAGCCGCGGACGAGTTCATCCGAAAGTTTCCCGAGGGATATGACACCGTGATCGGTGAGCGGGGCGTGAAGTTGTCAGGAGGCCAGCGACAACGATTGGCAATTGCCAGAGCCATCCTGGCTGACCCGCAGATCCTGATTTTGGACGAAGCGACCAGCAATCTTGACAGCGAGAGTGAGCGGTTGATCCAGGACAGTTTGACGGACTTGTTGGAAGACCGGACGGCGTTTGTGATCGCTCACCGCCTGAGCACGATCATGAATGCGGACAAAATTGTTGTCTTGGAAGATGGAGAAGTGATTGAAATTGGAACGCACGAGCAGCTTGTAACCAACGGCGGTCGATATCGAGACATGGTGATGCTGCAAATGGACCAGGGCATGCAGCGAAGCGGATGA
- a CDS encoding VWA domain-containing protein has product MNESGMSWIPALSGGWPWAVLAAVPLGIVLLYFLKLRREPVEVPSTYLWSRTIEDLHVNSLLQRLRNSVLLFLQLLAVLLAAVALFRPGMRGEASSLGRMVFLLDTSASMQAPAGSTNEAGQGGRTRFEEARRQIGERIDTMTDSESAMLVTFSDRAEVMQAFTSDRNRLRDALDRCDVSNRPTDILGALKAADGLANPRRTSEIGDVNDVQVADAMPAELLLYSDGNFADVTQFSLGNLQPTYVAVGESDVSNLAIVSFSAQRDLQNPNQIQVFATILNTGNAARSTEASLYLDQSLVDAASVELEPEEQTGLSFTIESPDAVALRLKLDRKDDLGIDNEAFAALTPAGLVSVLVVTPGNRALELGLTTPKSQQIASCEFVSPGYLDSDAYSKRANAGKDDLIIFDRCRPKSMPMTNTFTMGEVPSDDWKWTSDPASLTLIDIDRTHPVLRYLELYSLLVFSGRSVEGPPGALTLIESDIGPTMSIASRDGYQDLVLGFPLVSEDDSGETQANTNWYAERSWPVFLFNVLRHMAGAAQSSAAPSYQPGQTVMTRLENVLEKVEVKREVRGGQSESLGEQPVGAGGLVEVVETSEPGNYQLVAADTDQVVDRFAVNLFDARESRLAVQPKVELGYESVAAADAGIEVRREFWRWLLLAVLALLVVEWWFYTRRLA; this is encoded by the coding sequence TTGAACGAGAGCGGGATGAGTTGGATTCCGGCGCTCTCGGGCGGTTGGCCGTGGGCGGTACTGGCCGCGGTCCCGTTGGGGATCGTGCTGCTGTATTTCTTGAAACTTCGGCGTGAGCCAGTCGAGGTGCCCAGCACCTACTTGTGGTCGCGCACGATCGAAGACCTGCACGTGAACAGCTTGCTGCAGCGGCTGCGCAACAGCGTTCTGTTGTTCTTGCAGCTGTTGGCGGTTTTGCTCGCAGCGGTGGCTTTGTTTCGACCGGGAATGCGTGGTGAAGCCAGTTCGCTCGGACGCATGGTGTTTCTGCTGGACACATCCGCCAGCATGCAAGCACCCGCTGGATCCACAAACGAAGCAGGGCAGGGCGGTCGAACAAGATTTGAAGAGGCGAGGCGGCAAATCGGCGAACGAATCGACACGATGACCGACAGCGAGAGTGCAATGTTGGTGACGTTCAGCGATCGCGCCGAGGTGATGCAGGCCTTCACGTCAGACCGTAATCGATTGCGGGATGCACTGGATCGATGTGATGTGAGCAACCGTCCCACGGATATTCTCGGTGCACTCAAAGCAGCCGATGGGTTGGCCAACCCAAGACGGACATCAGAGATTGGAGACGTGAACGATGTTCAAGTCGCCGACGCGATGCCGGCGGAGTTATTGCTCTACAGCGATGGCAACTTTGCCGACGTCACTCAGTTCAGCCTGGGTAATCTGCAGCCAACCTATGTTGCGGTGGGCGAATCCGATGTCAGTAACCTGGCCATTGTGTCGTTTTCAGCTCAACGGGATCTGCAAAACCCAAATCAGATTCAAGTTTTTGCAACGATTTTGAACACAGGCAATGCCGCGCGATCGACAGAGGCATCGTTGTATCTGGATCAGAGCCTCGTGGACGCAGCATCGGTTGAGTTGGAACCGGAAGAACAAACCGGATTGTCGTTCACGATTGAATCCCCTGATGCCGTGGCGCTGCGATTGAAGCTGGATCGGAAAGATGACCTGGGGATCGACAACGAGGCGTTCGCGGCTCTGACGCCGGCCGGATTGGTGTCGGTCTTGGTCGTCACGCCGGGCAATCGTGCCTTGGAATTGGGACTGACCACACCGAAGTCACAGCAAATTGCGTCCTGCGAATTCGTCTCGCCAGGTTACTTGGATTCGGATGCGTATTCCAAACGAGCCAATGCTGGCAAAGACGACCTGATCATCTTCGATCGCTGTCGCCCGAAGTCAATGCCCATGACCAATACCTTCACGATGGGCGAGGTTCCCAGCGATGATTGGAAATGGACCAGCGATCCGGCTTCGCTGACACTGATCGACATCGACCGCACCCACCCGGTGCTGCGCTACTTGGAGTTGTATTCGTTGCTGGTGTTTTCGGGCCGCTCGGTCGAAGGGCCGCCTGGAGCATTGACGCTGATTGAATCGGACATTGGTCCAACAATGTCGATTGCTTCGCGTGATGGGTATCAAGACTTGGTGCTGGGGTTCCCGCTCGTTAGTGAAGATGACTCGGGCGAAACGCAGGCCAATACGAACTGGTATGCCGAGAGGTCATGGCCGGTGTTCCTTTTCAACGTGCTGCGACATATGGCTGGCGCGGCCCAGTCATCCGCGGCACCCAGTTACCAACCGGGACAAACTGTGATGACGCGGTTGGAAAACGTCCTGGAAAAGGTGGAGGTCAAACGCGAGGTTCGTGGCGGGCAATCAGAATCTCTCGGCGAGCAACCCGTTGGCGCGGGCGGGTTGGTCGAAGTTGTCGAAACTTCGGAGCCAGGCAACTATCAATTGGTGGCAGCGGACACGGATCAAGTGGTGGACCGGTTTGCTGTGAATCTGTTTGATGCTCGCGAGAGCCGACTGGCGGTGCAGCCGAAAGTCGAATTGGGCTATGAGTCGGTCGCTGCGGCCGACGCTGGTATCGAGGTGCGACGCGAATTTTGGCGTTGGTTGTTGTTGGCGGTACTGGCGTTGCTCGTGGTGGAGTGGTGGTTCTACACGCGGCGGTTGGCGTAG
- a CDS encoding CHASE domain-containing protein, translating to MNTNKTLPISNRRIRHAKDFAAFHSPTLAWVILAISLAVTAIAWYLSSQYIRERATDRFQFRVNEMVISIEQRMLEYEQVLRGGVGLMEASDDVSRDEWRTYFENARFQEYYPGIQGVGFSRVVDQDEKESFVESIRAEGFPNFNLYPEGERDFYTSIVYLEPFDWRNQRAFGFDMYSEATRRAAMDTAINTGQPTISGVVRLVQETDDDVQRGFLLYLPVFENDQPRQTSEQRNEAVIGFVYAPFRTRDLMMGIRKSNLPDIDFTVYDGTDKDEADLLFDSRQASAAEATSTPDFVMTKTLPLRGRDWTIHFASQPNFISGGESAISLAVAFVGLLVDVLLFLVIGSIGRQQRQAEKIAVRMTNEFEKAQKQFQAVCDTANDPIVLLDQSKHVVYGNPAAMEAFRMSEEQLLGTSIDRLFGNSTSAIDPDSPTSGQDEKQCVREDGSSFPAKISNSYWHDGDQQITAIVIRDVTEQKRADALIQQHITELRRSNRDLDAFAYIASHDLRSPLRNIKHLADWVVEDTGDNLPAESADHLQTLRQCVGRMEQLLDDLLQYSRAGRVHDRLTMVDTNELVTKISGMMSKPASMQIRIEGDLPTFRTLKTPLETCLRNLIGNAIKHHDREDGKVSVSALEKEDEIEFVVADDGPGIDTRFQDKVFEIFRTLAPSDWKNSSGMGLSIIKKTVETYGGRIELQSELGQGTRFILHWPREMVMPLESLAEAVEA from the coding sequence ATGAATACAAACAAGACACTGCCGATTTCCAACCGAAGGATTCGTCATGCAAAGGATTTTGCTGCGTTTCACAGTCCGACGCTGGCGTGGGTGATCCTGGCGATCTCGTTGGCCGTGACCGCAATCGCTTGGTACCTGTCGAGCCAATACATTCGCGAACGCGCGACGGATCGATTTCAGTTTCGAGTCAATGAAATGGTGATCTCGATTGAGCAACGGATGCTCGAGTATGAACAGGTGCTGCGTGGTGGGGTCGGGTTGATGGAGGCATCCGACGATGTTTCGCGAGATGAATGGCGGACTTACTTTGAGAATGCCCGGTTCCAGGAGTACTACCCTGGCATTCAAGGGGTGGGATTTAGCCGGGTGGTCGATCAAGACGAGAAAGAGTCGTTTGTGGAATCGATCCGAGCCGAAGGGTTCCCGAATTTCAATCTCTACCCCGAGGGTGAACGTGATTTCTACACGTCGATCGTCTACCTCGAACCGTTCGATTGGCGGAATCAACGAGCATTCGGTTTCGACATGTATTCCGAAGCCACTCGGCGAGCGGCGATGGATACCGCGATCAACACGGGCCAGCCCACGATCTCAGGCGTGGTGAGATTGGTGCAAGAAACCGACGACGACGTGCAACGCGGTTTCTTGTTGTATTTGCCTGTTTTCGAAAACGATCAGCCCCGTCAGACGAGCGAACAACGCAACGAAGCTGTGATTGGCTTTGTCTACGCTCCATTCCGGACTCGAGATTTGATGATGGGGATTCGGAAATCGAATCTGCCGGACATCGACTTCACGGTTTATGACGGAACCGACAAAGACGAAGCGGATTTGCTTTTTGACAGCCGGCAAGCGTCTGCGGCCGAGGCGACGAGCACGCCCGATTTTGTGATGACCAAGACGCTGCCACTTCGCGGGCGCGACTGGACGATTCACTTCGCATCTCAGCCAAACTTTATCAGTGGTGGCGAGTCTGCGATTAGTCTTGCCGTGGCGTTCGTGGGGCTTCTCGTCGATGTGTTGTTGTTCTTGGTCATCGGATCGATTGGTCGGCAACAACGTCAGGCCGAGAAGATTGCGGTGCGAATGACGAACGAGTTTGAAAAAGCTCAAAAGCAGTTTCAGGCCGTTTGTGATACCGCGAATGATCCAATCGTGTTACTGGATCAGTCAAAGCATGTTGTTTATGGAAATCCGGCCGCCATGGAGGCTTTCCGTATGTCCGAAGAGCAATTGCTGGGGACATCGATCGATCGTTTGTTTGGCAATTCAACATCGGCGATCGATCCGGACTCCCCGACATCCGGGCAGGACGAAAAACAATGTGTGAGAGAAGATGGCTCGTCCTTTCCGGCGAAGATCTCAAATTCATATTGGCATGATGGCGATCAGCAAATCACCGCGATTGTCATTCGAGACGTGACTGAGCAAAAACGGGCGGATGCGCTGATTCAGCAACACATCACGGAACTGAGACGAAGCAATCGAGACTTGGACGCATTCGCTTACATCGCATCGCACGACCTTCGGTCTCCACTACGCAATATCAAGCATTTGGCCGATTGGGTGGTCGAGGACACCGGAGACAATTTGCCAGCGGAGAGTGCGGATCATTTGCAAACACTGAGACAATGCGTGGGACGAATGGAGCAATTGTTGGATGACTTGTTGCAATATTCCCGTGCGGGACGTGTGCATGATCGGTTGACGATGGTCGACACGAACGAATTGGTTACCAAGATATCTGGCATGATGTCGAAACCTGCTTCCATGCAAATTCGGATTGAGGGTGACCTGCCGACGTTTCGGACGCTGAAAACACCGCTTGAAACATGCCTTCGCAATTTGATTGGCAATGCGATCAAGCATCACGATCGGGAAGATGGGAAGGTGAGCGTGTCCGCACTTGAAAAAGAGGATGAAATTGAATTTGTGGTGGCCGACGATGGGCCTGGGATCGACACGCGGTTTCAGGACAAGGTGTTCGAGATCTTTCGCACATTAGCACCATCGGATTGGAAGAATTCGAGCGGGATGGGGCTTTCGATCATCAAAAAAACGGTCGAGACCTATGGCGGACGAATCGAGTTGCAGTCCGAGTTAGGGCAGGGAACTCGTTTCATCCTTCATTGGCCCCGAGAGATGGTCATGCCGCTTGAGAGTCTCGCGGAAGCCGTTGAGGCTTAG
- a CDS encoding RNA polymerase sigma factor, whose translation MTFRAKQLKLQDADAWNEFYQEYLDPLYGFVYRLVCHKRTVADDLFQEVWLHVIQNIDTYDSEKGELSAWLFGIARRRVALYWRRTSGKSVDDDNLLRADRADAALLPIEAMEQIERAEVVNSALLVMPENQRRILRQKYIDGMSVAEIAKRSSTTQKAAESLLFRARAKLRSLLGPTFVDALPSHLPNESRRPK comes from the coding sequence ATGACGTTTCGTGCTAAGCAATTGAAACTTCAGGATGCCGATGCCTGGAACGAATTCTACCAAGAGTATCTCGATCCTTTATACGGATTCGTGTACCGCTTGGTGTGTCATAAGCGAACCGTCGCCGACGATCTTTTTCAAGAGGTATGGTTGCATGTGATTCAGAATATCGACACTTACGACTCCGAGAAGGGCGAATTGTCCGCGTGGCTATTTGGAATCGCACGACGACGAGTTGCGTTGTATTGGCGACGCACGTCGGGCAAATCAGTCGACGACGACAATTTGCTGCGAGCGGACCGCGCAGACGCAGCCTTGTTGCCAATTGAGGCTATGGAACAGATCGAGCGTGCAGAGGTCGTCAACTCGGCTTTGCTGGTGATGCCGGAAAACCAGAGGCGAATCTTGAGACAAAAGTACATCGACGGCATGTCTGTCGCCGAAATCGCGAAGCGATCATCGACCACCCAAAAGGCTGCCGAGTCGCTGTTGTTTCGTGCAAGAGCAAAATTAAGAAGTTTGCTTGGACCCACCTTTGTCGATGCACTTCCATCGCATTTACCAAACGAGTCCAGGAGACCGAAATGA